The genomic segment AGAcgcggtataaaaggccgCTTTCCAGGGAAGCATCGgctcatttgtcaatcaaccgCCGTGGAATGAggatcaaattcaagatggcaaAAGTCAAGTACAAAATGCAGAGGGGAGAGGTTTCAAAGCGCCTCCTGATGTATAAAAATGCCAATTCTACCTTCTAGTCCGATAGAATGTGTAAAAAAGGAAGCTTAGTAGAAATAAAGCTACGAAACCATCGTGAtttacgcaaaaaaaaaacgagcaaACGCATGAAAACAACGATTTGAAACCTCGAAAAAAGGTGAGTCTTTTATGCCTAAAATGTACTTTTCATATCTTTAAAACTCAGAACACATAtaaattaatataatataatatcatATAAATTAGTCATCAAAAGCTTATAGGTACTTAAAGTAGCGTGGAAACTCTGTATGCTAGAAAATGCAGTTATGTGTACTTTTGTCCACATAACTGCCGGTTGAAGTAATGCAGGCCTTCTATAGAAAAGATGTTGCTTGTAGATCAAATCTTGCTTtactgttgtttgtttttatttttacatcgcCTCGAGCTCGGACAAGATTGTTTTGTGGTGTGTGAAGTTTTAATTCTATTTACAAGATACTATAAGATGGAATTTAAGTATAAATGTAGAAAATGGTAGTTTTATAAAGTTTATAAATTGGCACGAGGGCACAATGGCCTTATGACCAAGTGCTCTACAAGAAATCAAGTTGACTGCACTATAGACCCTATTCAAACAGGTGTACCTAGTACTCTGTTGAGTATACTTATAAATGACAGACAGGGTGAGGGTAAGTTGACAAGTTTCCTTAGCCTTTCTTTATAAGTCTTGTACTAACAGCAGGATGGCACCAGAGAAAGGACCCAAGGTAATTACCACCCTAGATAATGTAATATCAGAGTTTAACTTGCACATTCCCTGGATGCCGCTGAAATATATTACGAAACCGGGGTCGGTTGCCGAAGCCTGATCATAGTAAACATGTGTTTTGGtacatatttactgtactAGCTGGGTTTGGAACTTGTCTTTATTCGGCCATTACAAGTCGAGTGTTTGCTCTGTACAAGTCCGCTGACTCCTAGCGGGCGCTACCACAGGGAGACCGATCATATCGTAACAACATGTATTGATCAACTATTAAATTTGGTACaaagataataaagataaatCTTGACAAATTGCATTTCTGTCAAAGTAGAAGTCAACTGGGGTTTAACATCCCCTGACCTGCCCACTACACCAAATTTTCTTCCTGCTTAGGTAAATGTCAAAACACTTTATGGATTTTTGGTTAATTCTTAAACATATGTACAACAGCAGATAGGCACActttacatttttgttttacacctgttgcagCAACAAGTAGAAATAATGGTTTCACTAGAATAAGTTTTACTGAAAGGTCCTCTTACACTACAGCTGTAAAGTgacttataaataataaaatatatatgatgTATCTTGACTTTATACCttatgtttgctgcttatgttTAGTTCTAATGTCCTACTTTGTTTGTGTGCTATTTCAGTGTACAGAACTTACAAAAACACAGATTTCCCCTTTTAGGTGCTTCTTTCCAGAGTACAATGCTCTTCATTATTTCACCGAATGTCTAATTGAAATACGAATGCTACGGGCCAAAAAAGTGCGAAGAAATGAGGCGAAAACGCTAAACGAaacatgttttctaaacaCGCTAAGAATGGCAAAAATTAGCTCTGCTTGCACCCCGTTGCACGCATAATCCCTAAGGATAGGCTGCTAAGCAATAACTGTAGTCATTGCGGGCCCAAGCTCACCAAATGCTTCCCTAGGAAGGTCGGGAAGGTAAGCACACCACAAATGGCGTCAAAGGGAAAGGCGGGAGAATTGAAATCGCGCCGTAAATGTACGAATTCTAAGACAAATATGCATTTTTCGCTGCCAAGAAAGGCTTGAAGTACAaatcaaacacattttttctttcatttgggAAATGATTTATTCGTTTGATATCAAATCATTAGATTTGGGGGCATTCTTTCTTGACTGGGCTCGTAACGGTAATGGCCGCCATATTAGAATTTTTCTCCATTTGGAAAATGGGGGCGGGGCTTAGGCCCTTATATaccgcgccttcgtgtttaaagtATCCCCTGAAATAGCCAGGCTAACCGCCTTCCGCTGACCTGATCGGGACAAAGCAGTGAAAGGTTAACAAGCCACCCTCTCCCCGCAGGAGGAGGTCTGTTGGCGTTGTCTAGTGGCCATTTAGAGTTTGCTGTTTTGGCTGCCAACCGAAACTTAGCAAAAATGACCGATTGACCGCTTTGTTTAGTAGAACATATAATATTTAGTCCTTTTTCCAACAATTTGAAAAGCTCTCGTATCTGATCACACTACAGCAAAAGCCCGCATATAAGAACCtagttgtttttttgtcttgcaaaacaggttcttatattttggggtTCTTACTAAAAATTAAGGCAAAATAGGTTTTAATTaggttcttaattttttttttcaaagttgcTTAATAATCAGCAGTAGGATTCATAATACCGGAGTGTGACTGAATACTTAGCCATTTAGCTAACAGAGATATCCTACTGTATGTAAGATGTATCTGTAAACATATCTTGAATGACCAGCAAAACATTTagcaaatttatattttaaagccCCTTAATTTGTTTCAATTTTAATTGGACTAACTCATCAAATAAGAaccttttgattttttttttggcttagGTAGGTTTGTATATTTTGGGTTATTAGTTTTTAGTAAACATATGAGGTTAATATGAGCGGTCTAAGTCTAGGCAGATACATAGCAAAGGACAAATGAATCAAAATTGTATGTACCCCCCGCCCCTCCGGCAAAAATACAAGTAAACAGAGCCATATCTGTCTAGCTCTACGGCCTACGGCTCCAATCCTTCGCACATCGAAATAAAAAGATACCAAAACACAAGAAGCGGTTCGAAGATCATAACAGTCCAAAAATGGACCATGgcatatttatttgtttacacTTCAAAACCAGTCGGAAAACTGCTACGCAGTAGCAAAAGATAATCAAGACCTAACTGGTCAACATATTTAGGAACCAATACCAAATGCGGTAAACCAAAAACTACCAGGTAAAAGAGCCTATGTATTCAAATGTTTATGgtatattttaattattttatattacGTACTCTTGGTCTAACTAACAATCTAGCAATACCACTGTTAATGGACACCAAAGTATGGGAAAGGCAGTAGAGTTTTCTCCAATACTGACTGCTCCAGCCTAACCAATTCTCCATGTGACCTTAAGCACATTAGCTTATAGCCCTCACAATATTCTTATAATCATGGCCTTTGTAATGACAATGGTGCCATAGAGATACAAATAGTTCTTCAGTTATTTGTGACTGTTTCTGTGCTATGTTGCATTAAAGGTACTTAAATTTTAATTCATACTGaacaataacattttaaagagGAAAAGAAAACGTTCCTTTAAAGCACAGCTTTTAGGAAAATAATGACGGAGCCCCGGGCTCTGCAAAAAATAAGTGAAGTAAAGAGCTCGCTGTTTAGATTACAATTCAGTATTGGAGCTAATATTGATGTTTTTTAATTCCATGTCGCAGTATGTTTACTTTTCTTCGCAAACACTatatacaatattattatttttatgattGAAATCAGTGACGAAGCGACTGTATTATTATGATTGTATTTATCTAGCTATACCATAATGATTCTGCTCATTCTAATTTACACATACCAAAACTTACAGAGGGGAAGCTACCAAAACACTATTCACGGATTAGATAATCAATCCTTAGACTCCAATATTAGGCAAGGTTTTCAATCTAGCTGCTAACGCGAGCACACGCTTGAATTTTTGTTTTAGGCTCTTCCTTGGTGTCACCATCGTAATCGGAGTCTTCCTCTCTCTTGTCGGCCGAGCGGGATCTCTTCCGTCTCCCAGCATTCGCATAAGGCGTCGTACTCCATCCCTTTAACACGGTGTCGCACTGATCCTTGTCAACCTGGGACTCTGGTTCCTCCACCATTTTCACATGATTGTTCTCAAGAATGCCAACATCATCTTGACCAACTACGTCAATCTCAATGTCTCTCTCGTCTTCAGAATGACTAAGCCCTTCGTCCGTATCTGTTTTTTCATCATCGTTATCTTCCAACTTAGACCATTCATTATAATACGTCTTGGTATCATTGTCAGAGGCTGCATGGTTTTCTTCGATCCCCGAGTCGTTTGTACAAGTACTCACAGCACCATTGCACTCACTTGAAACAGACGTTATGCATTTGACGCCCTCTTTGCTTGGACTCGGTGGAGTTTGAGTCGAAACAGACACTGGGCAGCTAGccgctgttgctgttgtacaagTTGATGGAGGTTTAGCATCTCCTATCGGTTTTACCTTGGAAACTTCTAAATTTGGTGGCAGCTTTCTCTCTGCTATTAAGAACTGTTTTAAGGCATCGGCTCGTTCACGCTTAGCACGGTTACTCAACTTTAGCTGGCCATACTCATTCTCATACTCTCGCTCTTGTTTCTTTAGaatctgaaaaagaaaaaaaaacaacttgtaTAAGCTATAGAAAGATGTTCTCTACACTTTCCAACTAACAACCCTTGATTTCAGACGTTACGCAGCTATTCACTCATTGTGTTAGGGTGTGAGCAAACGACCCTATTACCCTGTTAGGGTAAGTAAATGTAAGAATAGGGTTATTCGTACACAGGTCATTGTAATCCAAAGATCGGTAAGCTTCAAGGCTGACACGGGGATAGAGGTTTTCAATGACCTGCTCACAAACAACGGATATTGAAAAGGCTgtaggggcgtagccagggggtggcctaccccccccccccttttagcagccaaaaatacagttaatgttttatactttatCTAAAGTACAGGGGAAAATGCATtctgggccccctcctgttaaaaattttGGCTACACCACCGATGCATCCCAATTCTTGCTTTGCGCTCCACTTTCAAATTAACGGATTACATTTTATGATATTTTTAACATAACTTTTTCTACAAAGCGATTAACAGGCTGAGACATCACAACATCCATTTACATGTAcacaatttattatttaaaaaaaatacttaaaatGTGCCATACGCATCTTTTAATGCATAAAATTACTTGATTTCACTTCTACAAATTTAACAAAACGTAAGGTTTAAAATGGTAAATAATTAGTATATGTGAAGCAGATACCTGAATTTAAATTACAGTATGTCAGTATTTGTTATTTCGTAAGTTAGCAAACTATCAAAGTGGTTAGTTCTCCTTGTTGGTTGCCTCTCAGGCATGTATCCAGAGACGGGATTCGAAATGGTtctggaccccaccctgctcaTGTAACGAGATGGTTCAGACCGGTTGATCcctttatttttagtttacaCGGTTAATTTTATGTCTattttgatagaaaaaaaaattctagatgACTCCAGTGACCTATCACCAGAGCTAAGAAAGATGATTAGACTTGTCGTCAGTGAATTGCTAATCTGGAACCCACCCTACCTTTTTTCTCTGGACACAGCCCTTACAATTTGGAAACGATGACAAAATCatgaaaaaatgtttaacaCTTCTGTTGCAGCAGTTTTTCAACACTATCGTCAACATCCTACAGGCTTGGCCTAGATATTATGTGCCACACCCCTCCAAACACTTTTCAAAAACTTCTCAGTTATATGTATCACTTCCCTATTTTCTGCATGTATCAgacacataaaaaaaaataggccccTTTAATTTTGGGGACTTATTGTCCGCTTACCCCCCTGATCATGGGTGTGTCTAGAGAACAGGGTAGCGAGTGGTACAGAGCAGTCATTCACTGAGGAGGGCCATAAGTTGTTATCAGATATTATGCAACCCTcgttaaataaagtttattgtattgtatgtaTTGACTTCGTAGAACAGTCAAGTTCAAAATAGCATTCTTCCATGCCCAGTTAAGGTACTTGCACAGGCAAAAAATGAGGGTgtgcaattaaaaaaaaatcctactCAAGTGGTTTTGGATAACCATCTATTCTTCATATatgctatttatttttctttgcatCAAAATATTCTCTCTCTAGAAGCAAGTTAAAACACGCTGTTTTTTTTGGATGTGAATCATTAATAGCTTTGCACATCTGTCAACACTTAGATAAGGTCATGCTTGTGCAACATCAAAATGTAAGTTTACTTAGTATTGAAGCGAAAAAAGTCGAATGTGCACCGAGTTATACATTCAATAACTCAAAATTGACAAAAGGAATGTAAAAAAACTTGGAAGGGTATTGTATTTAATTAATTTTGCACTGAAATTTATTTAGTAACATGCTgttcaaaaggtcaaattaatTAGGGCTCATATATCACGCATTCCTAATTTGAATAGGATTGCACACAGAATTTTCCTTCTGGGGAGGGCTAGGAGCTATTTTTGGAGCAAAAGTCAGCAATATTTCAAGGAAAATACACAGGAGTTGATGCCAGCTTGTAGTTTTGCTGGAGTTTTAGTGGAATTTTGTGCAAAATGCATGCTTATTCAGCAAAATAATTGAACTATGGGGATTCAAACTATATTCTTTGGTGTATATCTACAGGATAAATAAAGAATTTGAGCCAAAATTGCAGTTACTGCTAAGGGCATTGAGGTAAACAAGTAAAGAGTTTTAAAACCCTGTTTCGTTGAGagattataatttttttggcAGATTTACAATATTATCTCCTATACAGAAAGGGTCAAACACATTTTGCTCCAAGAAGAAAAATGGCTTTGCGATAAAACTTGCCATGTGTGTAGTAGAGCTAATAGGAAAGAAACAAGCGGGAGTTTTTTCCAAAATTCCATAATACAATTGCATGATGTTTTAtgatattttgaattttttttctctattttccccgcaaaatgtttaaaaaactcCTGCTagattctttgttttatcattGTGATTGAATATtgctaaaaaaattctttattATCAAAAGCGTAGGTAAAAAACGCATATATAGTGAAAAAAGGACACAGGCTATTTAATTCAATTAACACCTTCGGCTGTCAATCTCATCAACCACCCTTTTCCAAAAAGTAGTAACTGTTCTTTCTATATCTGCAGTCAGTTTTGATCAATTCCATGGCAGTTCAATTTTATAACAAGCCCAAAATACCCAAAAATAGCCGGTGCTAGTACCTTAAGGCTAGTTGATTTAGAAAAAATCTCTGCAGTCTTTCTTGACTCTAACAGTAGTCTCCTACACTTTCACAAAAATTGCTCAGCCAAAAATATGTCCAGCAAATGTCTGTCTGATCTCTGCAATTTTCCATATCTATAACTAAgcattttctctttttaccAGTATTTGACACTAG from the Nematostella vectensis chromosome 4, jaNemVect1.1, whole genome shotgun sequence genome contains:
- the LOC5516612 gene encoding uncharacterized protein LOC5516612 — encoded protein: MSLNTLLKAAEFLELSSERSPRENSSTRGQHAVVFNIDRRRVVSESDALDRRRRPGGAGTRETHNKLEKNRRAHLKECFDVLKREVPTLEDKKTSNLNILRSALKHIQILKKQEREYENEYGQLKLSNRAKRERADALKQFLIAERKLPPNLEVSKVKPIGDAKPPSTCTTATAASCPVSVSTQTPPSPSKEGVKCITSVSSECNGAVSTCTNDSGIEENHAASDNDTKTYYNEWSKLEDNDDEKTDTDEGLSHSEDERDIEIDVVGQDDVGILENNHVKMVEEPESQVDKDQCDTVLKGWSTTPYANAGRRKRSRSADKREEDSDYDGDTKEEPKTKIQACARVSS